A DNA window from Mya arenaria isolate MELC-2E11 chromosome 17, ASM2691426v1 contains the following coding sequences:
- the LOC128223986 gene encoding uncharacterized protein LOC128223986 has product MAGVEDIDDETRADRLEKVKECNTELLISIAKLCKRTDRTYPEVVFLLGTPGSGKSAMVNTIVKALCGKFYSKAVTGKGHASTKTLTLQSFVQCGLKEDDLEPVEKDILNEGLSKLPTVIDASGKGDEDSEKIKEILRVYFGGFVPPGTSIQCIEQLQEDNGIGSLQELLECSDENKVTKVVFVTSCKQSFPEKLLESLHSVLQEYDNRSGKPKYPVDVFVVITKYDLVKDQHIYEARDKEEEYITEECFQKFEAEVAKHFSIEGAIENNSIRWVSYVDGHGSDNPHIDNIALRFVEKMMQPRRGHDYGKPSKKPEENVPLVPMSKILKFQAKKKITEVSREMDWKCGFIFALVVVLLAVFYRLLTKDLA; this is encoded by the exons ACATTGATGACGAGACAAGGGCAGACAGACTTGAAAAGGTTAAGGAATGCAACACCGAGCTGTTGATAAGCATTGCTAAATTATGCAAAAG GACCGACCGCACCTACCCAGAAGTGGTGTTTCTTCTTGGAACACCAGGTTCAGGAAAGAGCGCCATGGTTAACACCATTGTGAAGGCACTCTGTGGGAAGTTTTATTCAAAGGCGGTCACGGGAAAAGGACATGCGTCAACCAAAACGCTTACTCTCCAAAG CTTTGTACAGTGTGGCTTAAAGGAGGACGACTTGGAGCCGGTTGAAAAAGATATACTTAATGAAGGTTTGAGTAAACTACCAACAGTTATAGACGCTTCAGGGAAAGGAGATGAAGATTCGGAAAAAATCAAAGAGATTCTAAGGGTCTACTTTGGAG GCTTTGTCCCGCCTGGAACCTCGATTCAGTGTATCGAACAGTTGCAAGAAGATAACGGCATTGGATCATTACAAGAACTTTTGGAATGTTCTGACGAAAATAAAGTCACAAAAGTGGTGTTTGTGACTAGTTGCAAACAATCCTTTCCAGAAAAGCTGTTGGAAAGCCTTCACTCTGTTTTGCAAGAGTATGATAATCGGAGTGGGAAACCAAAAT atCCTGTTGATGTCTTCGTCGTGATAACAAAGTACGATTTGGTAAAAGACCAACACATTTACGAAGCACGCGACAAAGAGGAAGAGTATATTACCGAAGAATGTTTTCAAAAGTTTGAAGCAGAGGTTGCCAAACATTTCAGTATAGAAGGCGCAATAGAAAACAACAGTATTCGTTGGGTCAGCTACGTGGATGGGCATGGCTCCGACAATCCACACATCGACAACATTGCGCTCAGGTTTGTTGAAAAGATGATGCAACCAAGACGGGGTCATGATTACGGGAAACCATCAAAGAAACCGGAAGAAAACGTGCCTTTGGTTCCTATGAGCAAGATCCTAAAATTTCAAGCAAAGAAAAAGATTACAGAAGTATCAAGAGAAATGGATTGGAAGTGTGGGTTTATCTTTGCTCTTGTCGTCGTCCTTCTCGCGGTGTTTTACCGGTTGCTTACAAAAGACCTAGCATAA